The genomic interval CGCGGCGGGCCTGCTGGTGGCGCCGACGCCGGTGCTCGGGCTGCACACCTGGATGGCTCTGGGACTCGCGACGGCGCTGCGCGCGAACCGGGCGGCGGCGCTGCTCGCCTCGAACCTCTCGAACCCGGTGACCTTCCTGCCCCTGGCGCTGCTCGACGTGCGGCTGGGCACGTGGCTGCTCGGGCGCCCGATGCCGGAACTGGCCGTCGACGAGATCTCGCGGGCCAGGCTGGGCGAGGCGCTGCTGGCGGCCTGGCTCGGCGCGGTCGCGCTGGGCGTCGCGCTGGCCGC from bacterium carries:
- a CDS encoding DUF2062 domain-containing protein; this translates as MVLPDRWRRRLRDAWRAAVGPTRDPRAVARGVAAGLLVAPTPVLGLHTWMALGLATALRANRAAALLASNLSNPVTFLPLALLDVRLGTWLLGRPMPELAVDEISRARLGEALLAAWLGAVALGVALAA